The genome window TCACATCCTTCACGAAGAACACCACATGCCCGACTTCGATGGGGGTGGCGCGCTCGTAGATCGGGCTGCGCTCGTTGCGACGGGCCTTGGTACCCCAGGTGTTCATGCCCGGGCTGTCGAGATCGAGGTCGATCTTGCGGGTGGTCTGGAAACGCACGGCCAGGCCGTTGGGATCGGTACAACCGACCCGGCCGCCTTCGTTCACGTAGCCCGGCTTGTCCTTCAGGCGAGCCGCGAAACGCTCCAGCACCTCGTCGCTGGACACGCCCCACACCACTTCACGCAGCGTCGGGCCGTCCTCGATCGCCGGCGGCAGTCCCGGGAAATCGGTGGTCTTCACGATCACCCGGCACTTGTTCATCGACTCGAACACCAGCGACTTGTCCGTTTCCTCGGCCAGCGTCAGGCCCCAGTCGGACAGGAATTTCCTGCAGGCGGCCAGATCGTCGGCGCCGTAGGTGATTTCGTCTATACCCAATACGTCCATTTTGCTCTCCTACCTCAGTTTGCCCAAGGCAACGGATTCTGGTTCATGCCCCAGTACATGCCTTTCTGTTCCATGTACTGCAGGATGCCGAGTCGGCCCTTCTCGCGGCCGAGGCCG of Pigmentiphaga sp. H8 contains these proteins:
- a CDS encoding VOC family protein codes for the protein MDVLGIDEITYGADDLAACRKFLSDWGLTLAEETDKSLVFESMNKCRVIVKTTDFPGLPPAIEDGPTLREVVWGVSSDEVLERFAARLKDKPGYVNEGGRVGCTDPNGLAVRFQTTRKIDLDLDSPGMNTWGTKARRNERSPIYERATPIEVGHVVFFVKDVKACEQFYTENFGFVASDRYPGKGAFLRCAPEGGHHDLFLLQPPQPRAGLNHVAFAVRDIHEVFGGGMAMARDGWSTQLGPGRHPISSAYFWYFNFPGGGLIEYYADDDYLDAEWEARDFEPGPTVFAEWAIDGGLDGNTRRQKNAKAPDGKFLTEKK